AACTAAAAGAGCCTTAGCAGAAGTTTTAGAATATCCCGATGCTCAGCGAAGATGGTATCCTTATGCTGTGGAAGCTGGAAGCAGGCTTTTAAGTACTGAGCCCTTTGATGCAATAATTAGCACTGCAGATCCATTTACATGCCACTTAATCGCTAAAACACTTAAAAGGAATTTCAAAATTCCCTGGATTGCCGACTTTCGAGACCTCTGGACTCAAAATCATTATTATCGCTTCAGTCCAATAAGACGCTTAATCGAAAGAAGTCTCGAGTTAAAGACATTAAGGTTAGCTGACGCACTGGTAACAGTGTCAGAACCATTAGCGCAACAACTCAGAACACTTCATAAGGAAAAGCCTGTATATACAATAACGAACGGATACGACCCTGATGATGTTAAGAAAAAACCATTAACGAAGGAATTCACCATTACTTACACCGGATATCTTTACAAAGGTAAAAGGGATCCTGAATCTCTTTTTAAAGCAATATCTGAACTTTTAAATGAAGGAAAGCTCGATAAGCATCTTGTAAAAATTCGTTTCTATGGAGTTACAGAATATTACTGGATTGAAAACAAAATTAAGAAGTACCATCTTGAAGACGTGGTTTTACTGAACCCGAAAGTTCCAAGAGACACCGCCTTAGATAAGCAAAGGGAATCACAAATCTTACTTCTTTTAATGTGGAACCATCCTGAAGAGGTAGGA
This DNA window, taken from bacterium, encodes the following:
- a CDS encoding glycosyltransferase, yielding QTPYPGDVTTCFKRKLGAQPEAPVEEQVHFLKKIYYNEKFILLAKFIEITKRALAEVLEYPDAQRRWYPYAVEAGSRLLSTEPFDAIISTADPFTCHLIAKTLKRNFKIPWIADFRDLWTQNHYYRFSPIRRLIERSLELKTLRLADALVTVSEPLAQQLRTLHKEKPVYTITNGYDPDDVKKKPLTKEFTITYTGYLYKGKRDPESLFKAISELLNEGKLDKHLVKIRFYGVTEYYWIENKIKKYHLEDVVLLNPKVPRDTALDKQRESQILLLLMWNHPEEVGVYTGKLFEYLAARRPILAVGGPRGVVTELLEETGAGVHPPNHEELKKALLEFYNDYKTYGYVPYKGNEEKISKYSHLEMARQFAELLNAVTEKLKS